The proteins below are encoded in one region of Oncorhynchus keta strain PuntledgeMale-10-30-2019 unplaced genomic scaffold, Oket_V2 Un_contig_9691_pilon_pilon, whole genome shotgun sequence:
- the LOC127927171 gene encoding LOW QUALITY PROTEIN: alpha-1,3/1,6-mannosyltransferase ALG2-like (The sequence of the model RefSeq protein was modified relative to this genomic sequence to represent the inferred CDS: inserted 1 base in 1 codon), whose translation MVRVVFLHPDLGIGGAERLVVDAAVALRSRGCSVQIWTAHHDPTHCFSETLDPDLNVVCVGDWLPTSVFGYLHALCAYLRMIYVALYLVFLSGVEYDVVFCDQVSVCIPVLRLSRQRKKVLFYCHFPDQLLTQRGSALKKLYRAPIDRLEELTTGMADMVLVNSCFTAVVFRETFRSLDGVQTDVLYPSLNTHSFDRPPEEQLEQGLGGLIPEGVSCLFLSLNRYERKKSLGLALEGLSSLKTRLATGDQAGIHLVVAGGYDGRVAENVQHYAELKELAARLGLEDSVTFLRSPSDSQKVALLRGSACVLYTPSREHFGIVPVEAMYCCCPVIAVRSGGPLESVGDGETGFLCEPTAEAFSXAMEKLFRDPQLRKDMGQAGRRRVQEKFSLEAFSDQLHGYILRLTQ comes from the exons ATGGTGCGGGTGGTGTTTCTCCACCCAGACCTGGGTATAGGTGGTGCAGAGAGGCTGGTGGTGGATGCAGCTGTAGCTCTACGCTCTCGCGGCTGCAGTGTTCAGATCTGGACGGCCCACCATGATCCCACACACTGCTTCTCAGAGACACTGGACCCAGACCTGAACGTG gtgtgtgtgggtgactgGTTGCCTACCAGTGTGTTTGGGTACCTGCATGCCCTGTGTGCCTACCTCAGGATGATCTACGTAGCTCTCTACCTGGTCTTCCTCAGCGGAGTAGAGTACGACGTGGTCTTCTGTGATCAG GTGTCGGTGTGTATCCCAGTCCTGAGGTTGTCTCGTCAGAGGAAAAAGGTTCTGTTCTACTGTCATTTCCCAGACCAGCTACTGACCCAGAGAGGCTCAGCTCTGAAAAAGCTCTACCGCGCCCCCATAGACAGACTGGAGGAACTCACCACTGGCATGGCTGATATG GTGCTGGTGAATAGTTGTTTCACTGCAGTGGTCTTTAGGGAGACCTTCCGTTCCCTGGATGGGGTCCAGACTGAcgtcctctatccctccctcaacACACACAGCTTTGACAGGCCCCCTGAGGAGCAGCTAGAGCAGGGTCTGGGGGGCTTGATCCCTGAAGGTGTGTCctgcctcttcctgtctctgaaccGCTATGAGAGGAAGAAGAGCCTGGGTCTGGCCCTGGAGGGCCTCTCTTCCCTGAAGACTCGCCTCGCCACAGGGGACCAGGCAGGAATCCACCTGGTGGTGGCAGGGGGGTACGACGGCCGTGTTGCTGAGAATGTCCAGCACTACGCTGAGCTGAAGGAGCTAGCAGCACGGCTGGGATTGGAGGACTCTGTCACCTTCCTGCGCTCTCCCTCAGACAGCCAGAAGGTGGCGCTGTTGCGGGGCAGTGCATGCGTTCTCTACACGCCCAGCAGAGAGCACTTTGGGATAGTGCCAGTGGAGGCCATGTACTGCTGCTGTCCCGTCATTGCTGTGAGGTCTGGAGGGCCTCTGGAGAGTGTAGGTGACGGGGAGACGGGCTTCCTGTGTGAGCCCACGGCCGAGGCCTTCT TGGCCATGGAGAAGCTGTTCAGAGACCCCCAGCTCCGCAAGGACATGGGCCAGGCCGGCAGGAGGCGGGTTCAGGAGAAGTTCTCCCTGGAGGCCTTCTCAGACCAGCTGCACGGGTACATcctcagactgacccagtga
- the LOC127927172 gene encoding protein transport protein Sec61 subunit beta-like, with translation MPGPASSATNVGAGSRSPSKTVAPRAAGSTVRQRKATSSGTRSAGRTTASAGGTGGMWRFYTEDSPGLKVGPVPVLVMSLLFIASVFMLHIWGKYTRS, from the exons ATG CCTGGACCAGCATCAAGTGCAACTAATGTCGGTGCAGGGAGCCGATCCCCCAGCAAGACAGTGGCCCCCCGCGCAGCAGGATCCACAGTCCGACAGAG GAAAGCAACGAGCAGTGGCACACGCAGTGCAGGCAGGACCACAGCGTCAGCGGGCGGCACAGGGGGCATGTGGCGCTTCTACACTGAGGACTCACCAGGACTCAAAGT AGGTCCAGTACCAGTGCTGGTGATGAGTTTGCTGTTCATCGCGTCGGTCTTCATGCTGCACATCTGGGGGAAGTACACCCGCTCCTAA